GGGCCCGCTGGCCCCAAGGGTGACGACGGCGCTGCCGGTACCGATGGGGCACAGGGCCCTAAGGGTGACACCGGGGCCGCCGGTACCGATGGGGCACAGGGCCCGGTCGGTCCAAAGGGTGACACCGGGGCTGCTGGTCCGAAGGGCGATGCCGGTGCCGATGGTGCTGTGGGCCCGAAGGGCGACAACGGAGCTACAGGCGCTGATGGGGCACAGGGTCCTGCTGGTCCCAAGGGCGACACGGGTGCTGCGGGCCCGGCCGGGACGCAGGGCCCTAAGGGCGACACCGGAGTTGCGGGCCCGGCAGGTCCTCAGGGGCCGAAGGGTGAGACCGGCCCGGCAGGTTCTAAGGGCGACACCGGTGCGGTGGGCCCGGCCGGGGCCACGGGTCCCAAGGGTGATGCCGGTCCTGCAGGCCCGGCCGGAGCAACGGGGGCCACGGGGCCGAGGGGGCCGGTAGGGCCGACGCAGATGGTTTCCAGCGCCCTGACGCCCATTCCTTCTGGAGGCTCGATTACGCGCCTGGCGGCGGTCTGCCCGGCCGGGACGACGGTGACCGGTGGCGGTTTCTGGTACCCCACGTCGAGCAATGACGTGTGGGTGACCAGGAGCAATCCCAACCTCACCGACAACAGCTGGCAGGTTTCAGCGTCCACCACTAATACCTCGGCACTCCGAGAAGTCCAGGTATACGCCCTTTGCGTGGCCATCAGCTGAGACCGCCGACACCAGGATTCGCCCGAGGTAACGGTGCCTCCCTGCCCCAATGGGGGAGGCACCGTCGACCTCGTGGGACACGCCCCACCTCGATCAGAGGCTCCGGCAGCAGCGAGGGCGCTGTCCACCGCATCAAGAAGGTCAAGCGGCAGCTCTGCGGCCGAGCAGGATTCTAACTATTCCGCAAGATGATCCTTCTCCAGTAACACCTCGAGTCGTGCCCCGAGTAGGAACTCCGGGTCGTCGGCTACGCGTGTGGGTGGCCAGTTGGATCTCCCCGTCCCTGGCCACATGACGGGGAGTCAAATGGCCGCAGGTTCGATGACTGTCCGTGACTGGTTTTGGGGCGTCGCATCCTGCCGAGGTGCGTTACTCATCCCGTTCGGCGGTTCCCGCAACAGCTGGACCGAGCCCGGTGGAAAGGTGGGACGCCGCCGAGGCGACCGCCTCCTCGGCCGTGGCGGCCTCGCCGATGACGACGGAGTGGGGATGCTTCATCACGCGGTACGGGCTGTCGCTGCGCGATGGGGCGATGGCGATCTCTACGTGGAACGGGAATCCGGTGCAGGAGCTGAAGCCGAGTGTCCAGTGGCTGGAGAACACGTAGAGCTGTCGTAGCTTCGGCTCGGCATGTGCCGCTTCCACAAGTGCGCCGAACGCAGGGAAATCCGGAGCCTCAGCAGCCTGTTCCCGCATCGCACACCATTGCACCTCCACGACCGCGGCCGGCCCGCGTTCGTGGGCCTCAGCGCGCTCACTGGAGCGCAGAAACGACAGCCCGGCCCGCAACTCCCGCAGGCTCCTGCCCTGCCCCCACGCCGCACCAGCCCTGACGACATCGGCCAGGCTGGACGTGGCTCCAGTGATGAGCTCGATCCCCTGACCCCATCCGGAAACGCCGAACCAGCGCTCGTCTGCCCCGATGTAGACGGAAAGCGGCCCGCGCCCCGGGACCGACGAGGCGATACCCGCCGCAACGGGGGACCCGCCATCTTGGGGAACCACCGTGAGATCGATGCCGAGGTCGGCGGCCAGCAGTTCCAACGCGGCAGCCAGGCTGCCGACAGCAGCCAGGTCAGGATAGAGATCAGAGTTCACCTCCACAGTCTGCCGTCGCAACGCCGCGCAGGGGAATAACGATCAGGCATGTAGAGCGGGACCGGGTACGTGACTCCTCGTGTCCGCCGTTCTCAGCCCGGGGACCGTAACTGGCCGCCGGTGGGGGCCGTGAGCGGGGAAGTGCTGGCCGTACACGGGGAAACGATCTTGGCCGCTGTCAGCCTGGTGACGGGGGAGTCACCAGGGCTGTTTCCCCTGCATGGTCGTCAGGCTGTGGCGGCGCCGTGGCTGTCGATGTGCGGGGGCAGGGTGCGGATGCGGTCGTGGAGCTCGGTGACACCTGCGGCGTCGGTGGTGCCGAGTTGGCGGCCGAGGCGGATGAGGCGGTCGCGGGCGGTGGAGCGGAGCCGGGCCGCCGGGATTCGGTCAAGGACGCCGACCGCGCGCTGCGCGGCATCGGTGGGCTGCTCGGCGGCTTCGGCCTGGGCGAGGACGAGTGAGGCCGCCGCCCAGCCAGGAGTGTCCGGGAGGCAGGCGGTCAGCGACGTCTCCGCGCAGGTGGTGGCCT
This window of the Streptomyces sp. NBC_00237 genome carries:
- a CDS encoding DUF6193 family natural product biosynthesis protein — protein: MNSDLYPDLAAVGSLAAALELLAADLGIDLTVVPQDGGSPVAAGIASSVPGRGPLSVYIGADERWFGVSGWGQGIELITGATSSLADVVRAGAAWGQGRSLRELRAGLSFLRSSERAEAHERGPAAVVEVQWCAMREQAAEAPDFPAFGALVEAAHAEPKLRQLYVFSSHWTLGFSSCTGFPFHVEIAIAPSRSDSPYRVMKHPHSVVIGEAATAEEAVASAASHLSTGLGPAVAGTAERDE